The Pirellulales bacterium DNA window TGTAAAGGCTGGCCGTGTCTTCCATGCGCACGTAATGCACCGCCAACGGCGCCACGTCCAGCGCGCGCAGCCGCTTGGGCAAGTCGTCGGGCCAGCACATGTGATATTCGGCGACGATGTGCGCTCCTTCGTGAAGTTCGAGCGGGAACCTGCCCGCACGGCTCGCCACGCTCACCTCGGCATCGGCGTTTGATGCTGTGGACGTTTTGCCGGCCACACTCGCGGTTGCTGGCTTACTCGCGCTTGAGCGGTGAATCAGATGCTCGTGGCCGACCCCCGCCTGCGCCGCCGCGTAGAAGCGACTGTTGAGAATTTTCACGAAATCCTCGGTGGCCTTCATCCAGGCATAGCGGGCTTTTTCCTCCTTTTCCGACCACTTCTCCTTGCCCCCTGCTCCTTTCTGCTTGCGGTCAGCGTTTTGCTTACCACGCTTGGTGCGCGGTTGCTGCTTGGGAGGTTCTTCCTTGCGCGGGATGCGCTTTACCAGCACCAAGGCTCCGGGGTCATGAATCAGGTCGCCAAACGTGGCGCCGAGTTTGGTTGCCTCGGGACCGTCGCCCCAGCATTCTTGGTTCAATTCGCCCAAAGCCGTACGCATGGCAGTCTGAGGAATCGAGACGGCCAATTGCAGGCCGTCGGTGAAGTCGGCATAATCTTCGGCGTCCTCGGCGGATTTGCTCAATCTGTCCACGACGTCCTCGCTCCATATCCCATTGATCACCGCGCGCAGCGTGGCACTTTCCGCCGAATCGTTCGCTCCGGCACCGGCGTCACTCGTCGCGGCACCGGCCGAGGACGAGCCGCCAGAGCTCAAGCCCAGCAATTGGTCGACCGCCGCGGCACTCATCCCCACGAAGCGACGCTCCAGCTCTTGGCGCGAACTATCGTCGAGCTTCGTGCTGTTGAACAGCTTGGCCTGCGCCGGAAGATTGCTGGGCTGCGGCTTCATGATCAAGGCCATCACTGCCGCGCGCTGGTCGGCCGAGGCCGCCTTGCGCAAGGCTGCGTCGGCCAGTGCCGCGCGCACCTCGCTCGAGGCCGTCTCGTCGATCGCTGCGAGCAATTGCGCCTGCAAGGCCGGATCCGCCGCGCCCCCGGGCCGCAGGAGCGAATTATTCACCGCCGCTGCCAGCAGCATGTCTTGCTCGTCCTTCGAGGGCTTGATCAGAATCGCCCGCGCCGCCAGGCCGGTCACGGCCACGTCGGGAAGAGCCGTTTTCAATTCGCCCAGCAAAAGTCGCTTCAAGGCTCCGCGCGCCGTCGCCGTGTGATTGCCGCCGAGCGACGTAATAATGGCCGCGACGACGGCATCTTCCGTCACAGGCGGCAAAGACTGCGGAATTGCCCCAGCAGCCTGCATGCGCGCGATGGCCGCGCGGACCTGCGGATCGTTGGGATCAACGGTCGAGCCGTCGGGCAACTTGATCTTTCCGTCCGGCGTCAAAGGCACACCCGGTGGCAAACCTGGCGGAGCCGCGCCGGCTGCCGGTGCCGCAGGAGCCGCTGCGGGAGTGGCCGCCGGCGCTGCGGCATCTGCCGGGGGTGTCGGGATCGCCGCGGCGGGTGTTCCCGCGCCCGCCGGCGCCTTCAGCAACTCGACCAGCAAACGAGCCGCGTTTTCGCTGCTCGATTTCGACGGCCCTAGATGTGCCACGGCCGCGACCAGGCGCGGATCGTTTTCGGCGCGGGCATGGCGGTAGTCGTCCGGCTTCCAACTGCCGAGATTGTTGCTGCGGCCGCCCGCTCCCACAGTCCTGCCCGACAGACCAGGAATCGATTGCAGCGCTTGCTGAGGAACGGCCGCCATGATGTTCCCCGCGGGGCTCGGATTGCCCCCCGCCATCGGCGCCGCGGCACCGCTGGGATTGGCGGGCGTCGCGCCGCCGGCGGGCGAGGTGGACGCCGCAGTTGTTTGAGGACTGCCACCGCCAGGAGGCGCAGGCCCGGTAGCCGTTGGGGCAGCCGCGCCTGCACTGGGCGCTGCAGCTGGAGTGCTGGCAGGAGTCGGCGTTGTAGGAACCGCGGGCGGGGCGGCCGCTGGAGCGGGGGCGGGAGCCGCTGGCGCTGCCGTTGGCGACGTCGCCTTCGAATCGCCTCCCCCACAGCCGGCAATCGCGAACAAGCCACAGACCGCTGTGCAGCAAACTGCCGCATACCGCCGCGCCGCCGATCCTGGCAGCACAAGCGCAAAATCCCACGTGGCCATCAAAGCATCCTTCGTGCAAATGAGGCGTCTGTTCCGCGTTTGACCCGGCGAGCCAAGTTCCCCGTTTTCCCAAGCGAGGCGGTTCGCGCGAGCTTCCGTAAAGTCAGTATGGCAGAAGCCTTGGCAAAAGGCCATGAATCGCCGCAGCGCCAAAAGTGGCGCACAGACCCTCGCACGAGACCGGAAATCGCGGGCATCGCAACCGCGGGAACTCCGAGGGGGCGGCAGCGAAGACTTCGGCCGGAAATCGCGAGCGAGGCGAAGCTTTGCCCGCAACCAGTCTGACATTGACCCTATCCGCTGTTCCACTAAAATGTTGCGCTCTTTGAGGTTATTGTTTCTCGGTGGGGGTCAACCACAATCAGTTTCCCTGCGCCGTGACAGGCTGCACGCGTTACGCCTGACAGCCGAGTGACCGAACACTGCACGGGAATCTTTTGTCTGCCGTAGAGCAGAGCAATGAACCAATCGACGATGAGCGATCGAGCGCCCCAAGACGCAGCAGCCGCCGACCTGACGATGCACCAGGCCGCGCGGCGTGAAAAGCTGCGCAAGCTTCGCGAGCTTGGCGTCGACCCCTGGGGGCAGCGCTTCGACGACCATCAACGAATCGGGGAAATCCGCCGCCGCGAGTCCGAGATCCAATCCAGGCCGGCCGCCGAAGGCGAGCGCGGGCCCGAGGAGCACGGCCCTACGGTGCGCGCCGCAGGCCGCATCATGCTCATGCGGCACGGCGGCAAATCGATCTTTGCCAACATTGCCGATTGGTCAGGGCAGATTCAACTGCTCATCGGCAAGTCGCAAGTCGGCGACGAGAATTGGGCGCTGACCGAGTGTTTCGACCTGGGAGACATCATCGGGGTCGAGGGAGAGCTGAAGCACACGCGCACCGGCGAGCTGACGATCTTTGTCGCCCGCCTGTTCTTCCTCACCAAGTCGCTCGAACCGCATCCCGACAAGCACCACGGCCTGGCCGATCCCGAGCAGCGGCAGCGCAAGCGCTATCTGGACCTGATCCACACCGAAGGCTCGCTCGACCGGTTTGTCAATCGCACGCGGATCGTCCATTCGATTCGTCAGACGCTGGCCAGCCAGGGATATGTAGAGATCGAAGGGCCGACTTTGCATTCGATCGCCGGTGGCGCCGCGGCCCGGCCGTTCAAGACGCATCACAATGCGCTCGACATTCCGCTGTTTTTACGGATCGCGCTCGAGTTGCATTTGAAGCGGCTGCTCGTCGGCGGCGTGGAACGTGTCTACGAGCTGGGGCGCGTTTATCGCAACGAAGGGATCAGCCAACGGCACAATCCCGAGTTCACCATGCTCGAGGTTTATCAGGCCTACGGCGACTACGGCACGATGATGGACCTGGCCGAGAACTTGATCGTCGACGCGATTCGCTCGACCGGGCAAAATCTGCAATTGCCCTGGGGCGACAAGACGATCGATTTCACGCCTCCTTTTGCCCGCAAAACCTACGACGAGCTACTCACCGAACACGCCGGTATTTCCGCGACCGACGAGCCGGCCATGAAGCGGCTGGCCCAATCGCTCGGCATCGACATTGCCGGCAAGCACCCCGACGTGATCAAGAGCGAGATCTTCGAGGCCAAGGTCGAGGACGCGCTCATCGGCCCGATCTTCGTTACCGATTATCCGGCCAGCATCTGCCCGCTGACGAAACGCAAGACGTCGAACCCGGCCGTGGCCGAACGCTTCGAGCTGATCGTCGAGGGCATGGAGCTGGCCAACGCCTACACCGAATTGAATGATCCCGATTTGCAGGCCGAGTTGTTCAGCACGCAACTGGCCGGGCTGCCGGAAGAAGAGTCAATGGCCAAAATGGACCACGATTTCCTCCGTGCCATGCGGTACGGCATGCCGCCGGCCGGCGGCATGGGCATTGGCATCGACCGCCTGGTGATGCTGCTGACGAACAGTCAATCGATTCGCGACGTGATTCTCTTCCCGCTATTGAGGCCCGAAACAACCTGACGCCCCCCGCGCGTCGACGAACAGCTCAAAGGACTGAGCATGTACAAACTACTGCTTTGCTGGCGGTATCTGCGAACGCGCTGGATTGCGCTGGCCTCGATCATCAGCGTCACGCTGGGCGTGGCCACGATGATCGTCGTGAACAGCGTCATGGAAGGCTTTCGCAACGAGATGCAATCGCGCATCCACGGCATCCTTTCGGACCTGGTCTTCGAATCGAACAGCCTGGCCGGCTTCTACGATGCCGACTGGCACATGGAGCAGATTCGCCAGGTCGCGGGCGACCAGATCGAGGGGATGACCCCCACGGTCGTCGTACCGGCGATGCTCAGTTACGAATTCAACGGCAGCTCGATCACGCGCCCCGTGCAGTTGATCGGCATCGACGAGCGCACGCAAAGCCAGGTGGGAGACTTCTGTAACTATCTGCAGCACCCGAAGAATCGCGAAAAAATCAGCTTCGAGCTCCGCGAGAGCGGCTACGACGTCAACGATCATCAAGCGGGCCCCGCCTCGCAGCCGCGGCCCGACATGGCCGAGGCCGGCTGGGCCCATCGCCGCAAATCGGTCCAGCGCCAGCGCATGCTCGACGCCATGCAACCGCAAGCCGACCGCGGCGCGGCGGGCTCACACGATCCGTTCGCCGAACCGGTGCAACTGACCGCGGCCGGCGTACCCATTCGCGAGGCATCCGAGCGCGACGACGCGCAATCGCTTAGTCGCGCGGAGCCGCCCGAGTTGGAAGAAGCGCCCGACGGCGCAAACCCGCTCCGTGTTGCCGCCGCGGAGGCGGTTCGCACCGAGGGTACGATCGTTCGCGAAAGTATCGGCCACATAATCCCTGATGCTTCCGAGCCGCCGGCCCTGGAAACCGCGGCCGACGATTCGTTACCCACAGACGCAGCGGTGGTACCGATCGAAGAAGCGGCCGTTGCCGCCGTGGAATCGACCGCCGCGCCCTCCGACGAAAATGCCGCGTCAACGCCACGACCGGCTGATCCATTCGCCGGGCAGCCGCAACCGGCCGACACCTTCGATCCGCTGAAGCAGCAGCATCCGGGCGCGGTCTTGGGCATCGCCACGGTGACGCATCCTTTGGCCGCCGGAAAGACGCTCTTCCTGGCCGTGCCTGGCGATGACGTGCGGCTGAGCTTTCCCACCGCGGGCACGCCGCCCGAGGTGAGCCACGCGTCGTTTACCGTCGTCGATTTGTACGAAAGCAAGATGAGCGAGTACGACGCCAGCTTCGTGTTCGTGCCGATCGAAGTCCTGCAACAATACCGCGGAATGTTCGATCCCGAGACCAAGATTGGTTACGCCACGAGCATCCAGATCAAACTCAAGCCGGGAGCCGACGGTAACAAGGTGCGCGACATGCTGCGGGCCGCGTTCGCGCCGCAGGTTTACAACATTTCGACCTGGCGCGACAAGCAAGGCCCGCTGCTGGCCGCCGTACAGATGGAAACGGCGATCCTCAACGTGCTCTTGTTCATGATCATTGCCGTCGCGGGCTTCGGCATCCTGGCGATCTTTTTCATGATCGTCGTCGAGAAAACCCGCGATATCGGCATCCTCAAGGCACTCGGCGCCTCGCGGCGCGGGATCCTGGGAATCTTCCTGGGGTATGGCCTGTCGCTGGGGGTCGTCGGCGCGGGCGCCGGCATGATCATTGGCCTCTTGTTCGTCGCTTACATCAATGAAATCGCCGATCTGCTGGGCATGATCACGGGGCAAGAGGTGTTCGATCCCTCGATCTATTACTTCCAGCAGATCCCGACGATCGTCGAAATGGGAACCGTGACCTGGATCGTGGCCGGGGCGCTCGCGATCGCCGTGCTGGCAAGCGTTCTGCCGGCGCGCCGCGCGGCACGCCTGCATCCTGTGGAGGCGCTACGCTATGAATAATCCTGTTGCCATCAACTCCGCCGGGCCCTCGGCAACGCGCGATCGCGGAGCGCCGCCGGGCACTCCTCACTACGCGCCGCAATCAGCATTCGACAAGACTGCCGCCACCGTGCCGCCACGCTTGCAGGCCGTGGGTTTGCGCAAGAGCTACCGCAAGGGGCAAGTCGAAATCCCCGTTCTCAAAGGCGTGAATTTCGATGTCCAGCCCGGCGAGTTCGTCTCGATCATCGGCGCTAGCGGCTCGGGCAAGAGCACCCTCTTGCACCTGCTTGGGCTGCTCGACGGACCGGACGTGGGCGAAGTGCGTTTTGACGGTGCACGAATCGATAATCTGCCCGCGCGGCGGCGCGATGCGCTGCGCAATCGGCAGTTCGGCATGATCTTCCAGTTCTATCATTTGCTGCCTGAGCTGAGCATGCTGGAAAACGTGCTCGCGCCGCAGATGATCGCCGCCGGCACGCTGAGCTATCTGCGCAACCGCCGGCGGCTGGCGCAGGAAGCCAAGGATCTGCTCGACGTCGTCGGCCTCGGCCATCGCCTGCGGCATCTGCCGCGCGAACTATCCGGGGGCGAAATGCAGCGGACCGCCATCGCCCGCGCCCTGGTGATGCGGCCGCAGGTCCTCTTGGCGGACGAACCGACGGGCAACCTCGATCGGGCCACGGGACGGGAAATCTTGCGCATTCTGCGAAGCTTGAATGCTCAACAGAACCTCACTATAGTCATGGTGACCCATGACCTGGCAATCGCCGAAGAGGCCGACCGCATCGTGCGATTGACCGAAGGTGGGGTCGCAGGAGCCTGATCCGCTGGGGGTCGGGCTTGTCTTTTTTTCGCGCTTGCGCGCTTGCGCCTGCGCTACATCCATCGAGGCGGTTGCGCTCGCATGTCGCTCAAGATTTACATCAACGGCCAACTGCTCGACAAGGAAGACGCCAAGATCAGCGTCTACGACCACGGCCTGCTCTACGGCGACGGCGTCTTCGAAGGTCTGCGCAGCTACGGCGGCCGCGTCTTTCGTCTCGAGGAGCACATCGACCGCTTGTACGATTCGGCCAAGGCCATCTGGCTCGAGATTCCCATCGCCAAGCGCGCCATGGCCGATGCCGTGAATCAAACCTTGAAAATCAACGGCCTGAGCGATGCTTACATCCGCCTGGTCGTCACGCGCGGCGCCGGCAGCCTCGGGCTCGACCCCAATCGTACCAGCGATCCGCAAGTCATCATCATCGCCGATAAAATCCAGCTCTACCCGCCCGAACTGTACGACAAAGGGCTCGAGATCATCACGGCCAGCACGCAGCGCAACCATCCCGCCGCGCTCAATGCCCGAATCAAATCCCTCAACTACCTGAACAACATCCTGGCCAAGATCGAAGGCCTGCAGGCGGGTTGCATCGAAGCCTTGATGCTGAATCACAAGGGCGAGGTCGCCGAATGCACCGGCGATAACATCTTCCTGGTGCGCAACGGCGCGATTTCCACACCGCCGACCGACGCCGGTATCCTGGCCGGCGTGACCCGGCAAGCCGTCATCGAACTGGCCGAAAAGGACGGCATCACGGTCCGCCAGGTGCCACTGACACGCCATGACGTTTACGTCGCGGACGAGATGTTTTTGACGGGCACCGCGGCCGAGGTCATTGCGGTGGTCAAAGTCGATCAGCGGGTCATTGGATCCGGCCAGCCAGGACCTATTACCAGGAAGCTGAAGGATCGCTTCCACGAGCTGACCCGCGCTTAGCAGCCTGTTGAAGAACTCAACGGGCTGCGACATCGCAGGGATGCGATGGCAGAATATCGACGTAAGTCGTTATTTTGCGAGCCGTGCGAAGCTTTGCTTCGCACTTGGCGAGGTTGAAAAAAGCCACGAGGGCTTTTTTCAACAGGCTGTTAGCCCCCCCCACGCCGGATCTTCTTGGCCTGGAAAACGCCGCGACATCGACGCCCGGGTGGCGTGCAGGCGTTGCCTAGCCAGGCTGCAAATGTCCGTGCATCGGCGGACAGTGCTCCTCTCTCGTAAGAAATTGCTGCAGCAGTAAGTCGCTTCCCTCATGGAACTTTTGTTACCGCCGCGGGAGGCAATGAACATTCTTGCCCGCCGCGGCATGCCGATTGCCTAAACGCCGAGCAACGGCCATGATGTTGCCGTATTCTTTGCCACGGACGGCGATCGCACACTCCCTCGACTCGCTGGCAGTTCGAAGTCCCCACGTGGGGGACTACAGCGCGGCGGACTGTTTTTTTGGAAGGAATGATCCGTGGGTACACAGGTTCTCAGTGGCGTGTCATCTAATGGCAAGGGTTCAGCAGCTGCGGCGGCGACGCCTCGGCCTTCGGCGAGCGGCTCGGCCCGCACGGCAGCGATCGCCGCGGTAACGACGTGGCGACCGATCTCTCCGCCGCTGAATTTTGCGGAAACTCCGGCCCCCGAGCTATTTTCGTCAAACGTCTTCAGCCTGAAGGTCATGAAGGAGCGGCTTCCCAAGCCGGTCTACAAGGCCCTGGTCACGACGATCGAAACCGGAGCGAAGCTCGACCCCTCGATCGCCGACGTCGTGGCCACGGCCATGAAGGACTGGGCGATCTCGAAGGGCGCTACCCACTATGCCCACGTCTTTTATCCCCTCACCGGTTTGACGGCCGAGAAGCACGACAGCTTCTTGTCTCCCGATGGTGAAGGTGGCGCGATCTTCGAGTTCAGCGGCAAGGCCCTGATCCAAGGCGAGCCGGACGGATCGAGCTTCCCCACCGGTGGCATTCGCGCCACGTTCGAAGCCCGCGGCTACACGATCTGGGACGTGACGAGCCCGGCCTACATCCTCGAAAATCCCAACGGCACCACGCTGTGCATTCCCACGGCGTTCGTCTCTTGGACGGGCGAAGCGCTCGACAAGAAGACCCCGGTGCTCCGCTCGATGCAGGCCCTGAACAAGCAAGCCCATCGTATTCTCAAGCTCTTCGGCCATGACGACGGCGCGTTCGTCGCCTCGACCGCCGGGCCCGAGCAAGAATACTTCCTGGTGGACCGCCATTTCTACTTCGCCCGGCCCGACCTGTTCACCGCCGGCCGCACATTGTTCGGGGCCAAGCCCCCGAAAGGGCAGGAGTTCGAAGATCACTACTTCGGCGCCATTCCCGAGCGCGTGCTGGCGTTCATGCTCGAAGTCGAGCGCGACCTCTATAAGCTCGGCGTGCCGGTCAAAACGCGGCACAACGAAGTAGCTCCCGGCCAATATGAAATCGCGCCGATCTTCGAATCGGCCAACCTGGCCACCGACCATCAGCAGTTGATCATGATCACGCTCAAGCGCGTGGCCGAGAAATACGGCATGGCTTGCTTGACGCACGAAAAGCCCTTTGCCGGCGTCAACGGCTCGGGGAAGCACGTCAACTGGTCGCTGGGCAGTGCCTCGCAAGGCAACCTGCTCGACCCGGGCGCTACGCCGCACACCAACGCACAATTCCTGGTCTTCTGCGGCGCCGTCATTCGCGCCGTACACAAGTACCAGGGGTTGCTGCGGGCCGTCGTGGCTTCGGCCGGCAACGATCACCGACTGGGCGCCAACGAAGCCCCGCCGGCGATCATTTCGATCTTCTTGGGCGACCAGCTCACCGACATCTTCCAACAGGTGAAGGCCGGCGGCGCCAACTCCTCGATCTCGAAGGGCCATTTGACCGTTGGCGTCGACATCCTGCCGCCGTTGCCGATGGATGCCGGCGACCGCAACCGCACCAGCCCGTTTGCGTTCACGGGCAACCGGTTCGAGTTCCGTGCGGTCGGTGCGAATCAGTCGATCGCCGGTCCGCTGGTGGCGATGAACACGATCGTGTGCGAGTCGCTCGATTGGTGCGCCACGAAGCTCGAACAGATGACTGCCGGCAAGCCGGAAGCTCTGCACGGCGCCGTGCAGAAGCTATTGACCGAGATCATCAACGAGTGCGAGTCGATCATCTTCAATGGCGACGGCTATTCGGCCGCCTGGCACGCCGACGCGGCCAAGCGCGGACTGTTGAACTTGAAGACCTCGATCGACGCCCTGCCGATGCTCGCTGATCCGGCCATCAAGGCCCTGTTCACCAAGTACGGTGTGCTGTCCGAGCGCGAGCTGCAAAGCCGTCTCGACATTTACCTCGAGCAGTATTGCAAGACGGTAAAGGTCGAAGCCGCGCTGACCATGGAAATGGCTCGCACGCTGATCTTCCCGGCCGTGGTTCGTTATCAGAACGAGCTGGCCTCGACCTGCGCGAACCTGAAGCTGGTCGGCTACGAGTTCGATACCGACACGCTGGACAAGATCACCGACCTTGTCAAGAACCTGCAGGACAGCTTGGGCGTGCTGGAAAAGGCGCTCGGCCATCACGGCGGCGACAGCCTGGAGGCGGAAGCCCGTCACTTCTGCGAAGAAGTGCTGCCGGCCATGGCCACCGTCCGCAAGTATGCCGATGAGATGGAAGGCTGGGTGGCCGACGACCTGTGGCCGCTGCCGACCTACCAGGAGATGTTGTTCATCAAGTAGCAAAGGCGACGTACGAAACGCTGCGAGACAGTGCTCCAGGATCATGACCAGTGACGACCTCGTGACC harbors:
- the lysS gene encoding lysine--tRNA ligase; the protein is MNQSTMSDRAPQDAAAADLTMHQAARREKLRKLRELGVDPWGQRFDDHQRIGEIRRRESEIQSRPAAEGERGPEEHGPTVRAAGRIMLMRHGGKSIFANIADWSGQIQLLIGKSQVGDENWALTECFDLGDIIGVEGELKHTRTGELTIFVARLFFLTKSLEPHPDKHHGLADPEQRQRKRYLDLIHTEGSLDRFVNRTRIVHSIRQTLASQGYVEIEGPTLHSIAGGAAARPFKTHHNALDIPLFLRIALELHLKRLLVGGVERVYELGRVYRNEGISQRHNPEFTMLEVYQAYGDYGTMMDLAENLIVDAIRSTGQNLQLPWGDKTIDFTPPFARKTYDELLTEHAGISATDEPAMKRLAQSLGIDIAGKHPDVIKSEIFEAKVEDALIGPIFVTDYPASICPLTKRKTSNPAVAERFELIVEGMELANAYTELNDPDLQAELFSTQLAGLPEEESMAKMDHDFLRAMRYGMPPAGGMGIGIDRLVMLLTNSQSIRDVILFPLLRPETT
- a CDS encoding FtsX-like permease family protein; translated protein: MYKLLLCWRYLRTRWIALASIISVTLGVATMIVVNSVMEGFRNEMQSRIHGILSDLVFESNSLAGFYDADWHMEQIRQVAGDQIEGMTPTVVVPAMLSYEFNGSSITRPVQLIGIDERTQSQVGDFCNYLQHPKNREKISFELRESGYDVNDHQAGPASQPRPDMAEAGWAHRRKSVQRQRMLDAMQPQADRGAAGSHDPFAEPVQLTAAGVPIREASERDDAQSLSRAEPPELEEAPDGANPLRVAAAEAVRTEGTIVRESIGHIIPDASEPPALETAADDSLPTDAAVVPIEEAAVAAVESTAAPSDENAASTPRPADPFAGQPQPADTFDPLKQQHPGAVLGIATVTHPLAAGKTLFLAVPGDDVRLSFPTAGTPPEVSHASFTVVDLYESKMSEYDASFVFVPIEVLQQYRGMFDPETKIGYATSIQIKLKPGADGNKVRDMLRAAFAPQVYNISTWRDKQGPLLAAVQMETAILNVLLFMIIAVAGFGILAIFFMIVVEKTRDIGILKALGASRRGILGIFLGYGLSLGVVGAGAGMIIGLLFVAYINEIADLLGMITGQEVFDPSIYYFQQIPTIVEMGTVTWIVAGALAIAVLASVLPARRAARLHPVEALRYE
- a CDS encoding ABC transporter ATP-binding protein; its protein translation is MNNPVAINSAGPSATRDRGAPPGTPHYAPQSAFDKTAATVPPRLQAVGLRKSYRKGQVEIPVLKGVNFDVQPGEFVSIIGASGSGKSTLLHLLGLLDGPDVGEVRFDGARIDNLPARRRDALRNRQFGMIFQFYHLLPELSMLENVLAPQMIAAGTLSYLRNRRRLAQEAKDLLDVVGLGHRLRHLPRELSGGEMQRTAIARALVMRPQVLLADEPTGNLDRATGREILRILRSLNAQQNLTIVMVTHDLAIAEEADRIVRLTEGGVAGA
- the ilvE gene encoding branched-chain-amino-acid transaminase; protein product: MSLKIYINGQLLDKEDAKISVYDHGLLYGDGVFEGLRSYGGRVFRLEEHIDRLYDSAKAIWLEIPIAKRAMADAVNQTLKINGLSDAYIRLVVTRGAGSLGLDPNRTSDPQVIIIADKIQLYPPELYDKGLEIITASTQRNHPAALNARIKSLNYLNNILAKIEGLQAGCIEALMLNHKGEVAECTGDNIFLVRNGAISTPPTDAGILAGVTRQAVIELAEKDGITVRQVPLTRHDVYVADEMFLTGTAAEVIAVVKVDQRVIGSGQPGPITRKLKDRFHELTRA
- a CDS encoding glutamine synthetase III; the encoded protein is MGTQVLSGVSSNGKGSAAAAATPRPSASGSARTAAIAAVTTWRPISPPLNFAETPAPELFSSNVFSLKVMKERLPKPVYKALVTTIETGAKLDPSIADVVATAMKDWAISKGATHYAHVFYPLTGLTAEKHDSFLSPDGEGGAIFEFSGKALIQGEPDGSSFPTGGIRATFEARGYTIWDVTSPAYILENPNGTTLCIPTAFVSWTGEALDKKTPVLRSMQALNKQAHRILKLFGHDDGAFVASTAGPEQEYFLVDRHFYFARPDLFTAGRTLFGAKPPKGQEFEDHYFGAIPERVLAFMLEVERDLYKLGVPVKTRHNEVAPGQYEIAPIFESANLATDHQQLIMITLKRVAEKYGMACLTHEKPFAGVNGSGKHVNWSLGSASQGNLLDPGATPHTNAQFLVFCGAVIRAVHKYQGLLRAVVASAGNDHRLGANEAPPAIISIFLGDQLTDIFQQVKAGGANSSISKGHLTVGVDILPPLPMDAGDRNRTSPFAFTGNRFEFRAVGANQSIAGPLVAMNTIVCESLDWCATKLEQMTAGKPEALHGAVQKLLTEIINECESIIFNGDGYSAAWHADAAKRGLLNLKTSIDALPMLADPAIKALFTKYGVLSERELQSRLDIYLEQYCKTVKVEAALTMEMARTLIFPAVVRYQNELASTCANLKLVGYEFDTDTLDKITDLVKNLQDSLGVLEKALGHHGGDSLEAEARHFCEEVLPAMATVRKYADEMEGWVADDLWPLPTYQEMLFIK